The Mytilus galloprovincialis chromosome 3, xbMytGall1.hap1.1, whole genome shotgun sequence genomic interval TTGAATAATTATCTTCTCTTGTATTTTTCCGAATATTGTCCAGTTCATCTTCTAGTGTAGTAATTCGATCCCGCATATGTTCTTTGTCGCGTTGTTACACTGGTATTGCTGGTCGATTGCTTCACATCTTTGATCGTAAATCCGAAGATTAGCCTCTTTAAGATCAGTAATGCTTTCCTGCAATTTTTCCATTTCTGTTTTATCATCTTCACCTTGTTTTTGGAGTTTTTCTAGATTGCGAACCACACTGTTATGCTCTTGTTTCAGCTCTCTTTTCGTAATGAAcacttttgatttcaaattttattctCTCTGAATGCACTCGGTCGTGTCTGAGTCTAATGTTATCGATAAATTCTCTATCATAATTTAAAGTTGGAAAGAAGTTCTTCAGTTCTATTATATTCAGTTCCGCACATGGAAACATTGACATTGCTTTCTGTTCTTTGAATAGTCTCATTCTTTCTGCGTCCTGACGTAACTTGGATTTAGATTTAACTTTAACAACTTTCACGTCCGGTTGTCTGTGAAAGTTACACATTCTGTCCAAAACTTCTGCACTTATAGCAAAAAGACGTTTTTGCTATACATTGTTCAAAATGAAATTGGTTGTTAACAGTTTTTCCACAAAACTTACATAAACAGTTGTCCATATGTGGTGTAGTTCCATTATCAGACAGCTGGTTTCGCCATGTGAATTTACGAGAAAGTATTTTATATTGTTCATTCagttatgttgttttaaaatcgTTAAAATATACGGATGCAAATGTAGCTCCGTCAGACTAACttaacaaatattaaattttcggactccttggtgtttttccatacaatacaaggtaaaatattttgtcccgtaacacctatttatcttttaacataagacttaatagctcataaaggtcatttgacaaaatttgtgcagattcttgattttctttcttttgatttgagaccaaaAAAGAAATACCAAtgtaaatataaggtaaaagtcctagtcagctttttcccgccatattttattaATCAAATCTCAAAAAAGGGGTCCATGACCTATTAATATTtgtagcttattttgatccttaactaatactcttccagcttgaagtatcaattttgaattcttgatttattgaATTTTACATTAGATCACCTagtaagtacatccttaagttattGACTTACTTAAGTTATTGTGTAGGGCGTTAAACGTCAAAAACTAACCCAGAAACGTAGCTTTCCACGGTGCATCTGATCGATACATTTCATGTAACTGTGTGACCAAAGCAACTATTAAATGCCTTAATGGGTCATACCAGTATAATGTATAGCCAGGTGGAATGGCATTCCGAAGTTATGGGATGATGATGATGTGGATGCATTGTGTTTTACATCTACCGGCAAACTTAACATGCATACCGTTAATGTTGCATGTACAAACACGAGAGCTGCTTTGTACTAAACCGTTCGTTACACTGAGCCGAATTTGCAACTATCTGGTTCACAAACTCCTAGTCCGCAGGAAGACATGCTAACTTACTTGGACAATTTAATAAAACTCAAATTCAACCAATCTTTGCTCTTTTAAATCCTTAAGTCACGTGCTTAGTAGAGAAGCAGCAAAAACCAAATTTAAGTCTACGGTTTTACCTGGACGATCATAATTACGATATTCCGAAAAAGAGGTAACTAGCACAGCGAGACCACAAATGGTTCCGATTGCAAGCttatgaaatcaaaaacaaaaatttcgaccgttaaatttttatttcaacagtCCGACATCATGGAACAAACAAAGAACGATAATGTAGCTCAATAACAATTACAACATTATTAGAATCATAGGCCATTGAAAGTTCTGTTTTTTAAACAGTGATAATAATTATTCGTTAATCTAAAGTTGTTACAATACCTTACTGAATGATACCAATAAGATACCCTGATAGAGTAAAAATTcataatttcttttaaaagataACTTTAACTTTATGATTGTTTAAAGAAAGGTTACCGCCACAATACCAaacttgttgttttattttctatttttgttctTTCTCATTTATCTTTGGAACAATATTCGTAttctaataaagaaaaatatcacGCATGTAACTTCAGTTCGATGATCTCAATAGAAGTTCCATGGTGTATGTATCTAGTCAAAAGGTTATGTATGCTACATCAACATTCAAAGGGGAAAAAAAAGATGacaatattttatacttttttttatgaaaagtgcATCATTTGTCATAGATTTAGAATTTCATCGCgcataatttatttttgatttcagAATGGGTGCTACTTCAAGCAAAAACGGACACTCTAACAAGGGGAAAGTTTTACAACAACAGCCTGTTCAGCCTCCGCAACCTCCCTACAATGGCATTCCATGTGATTACCAATTCCTTAGAATTGACATTCCTTTTACTATTCAAATGAACTTATCATTTCTAAGCAACCCTAATATGCAAATGGCTACATCAGATCCAAATGCATATGTACCACATCTAACACAGATGTATGAAATTGGGTACCGGCTTTTGTCCTTCCAGCTAACACCGGGATCTATTCAATCATCGGGATTTATGACCATGTCATCTACGACAACACTTCGTGCACAGGCAATATTCCGGAAGAATGAACCAAAATTCAAACCAGACGAAAGATTTTCGTTGCAAGTAATAAAATCGTCGATTGAATCTGGAACATTTCTTACTGGAGTTCATTCTATGTCCCATACATCGTCACAAACACAGACGCAAACTCAGCATTTGTATCAAATGATAAACGACTACGCATGTCGAGGTTGTCGTCTGCGCTGTATAGAAATCACCGGATGTTACAAACCACCACAAGATCTGAATATGTACGGTCCTCAGACTATGGGAGTAGGAAGTGGTATGGCTTATGGGCAGGGTCACTTGCATTCGAGGAGCAGAAGTGAGTACAATTAACTTTAAAAGGAATATCATGAAATCATACAGGCCAAACACACAATTTTTCTTTCACTTGTATGCCTATTCGAACTAAAGGTCAGACGATTCTATCCAATATACTGCTAAtacaaaagagaggcgaaagacaccaaagggaatTGAAAATCATAAGttaaaaataagctgacaacgccatgtctaaaaaaggaagaaaaaaagacaaacagacacacaacgtcatagaaaactaaagattgactGCTGCACAAACCAACCCAGTGGGGCACAACAATCTGTGTCTAAGCTGCGCTTGTTAGCGAAACTCGGATACATAGGATCTGTGTTTCTATCAGACTgaccgtctgtctgtctgtctgtctgtcaaacagacacacaacaacacacacaaaaaaacaacatagaaaacttaagattcGAACTAAAGGTCCAATGTACTGCttacaaaagagaggcgaaagataccaaagggaa includes:
- the LOC143069125 gene encoding uncharacterized protein LOC143069125 — its product is MGATSSKNGHSNKGKVLQQQPVQPPQPPYNGIPCDYQFLRIDIPFTIQMNLSFLSNPNMQMATSDPNAYVPHLTQMYEIGYRLLSFQLTPGSIQSSGFMTMSSTTTLRAQAIFRKNEPKFKPDERFSLQVIKSSIESGTFLTGVHSMSHTSSQTQTQTQHLYQMINDYACRGCRLRCIEITGCYKPPQDLNMYGPQTMGVGSGMAYGQGHLHSRSRIYGVDLFFEIPQHPSPELYQYQAVPLKLTAQLNVSMGFGTPNQNWGLQLDWQGVMNQYLGTGWRLIEVFNDMSADTSSGMTGFGSSSTTSVLNIIFIFEKSQSRLNDNTPMYEGTMVEYQAPGSVSAGIGTSTMVIDTNWDNVIENMGNQGWELITILQTPATTTKMQFMGASMTSLMWMFFQRQIVSASLPPIGFDPPAPVLPYKQ